From the genome of Alosa alosa isolate M-15738 ecotype Scorff River chromosome 18, AALO_Geno_1.1, whole genome shotgun sequence, one region includes:
- the LOC125311853 gene encoding C-X-C motif chemokine 9, with the protein MHLILGSVGVLLPLSLILLLDKAPVASSTYVPVRCKCMNLMKQTRGPPLDFSVSEKNAHCHTDEILVKVRGNDKLLCLSPTGRQGKRLLRCWRRVNSQGKDKKQCLRTRKNRRNRQNHKNQRKTKKATS; encoded by the exons ATGCATCTGATACTTGGATCCGTGGGTGTCCTGCTTCCCCTTTCACTCATCCTGCTCCTGGACAAag CTCCAGTAGCGAGCAGCACATATGTGCCTGTGAGGTGCAAGTGCATGAATCTCATGAAGCAGACGCGAGGGCCCCCACTGGACTTCAGTGTCAGCGAGAAAAATGCCCACTGCCACACGGACGAGATCCT GGTGAAGGTCCGAGGCAATGACAAGCTGCTATGTCTGAGCCCGACTGGCAGGCAGGGCAAACGCCTGCTGAGATGCTGGAGGAG GGTGAACAGCCAAGGCAAGGACAAAAAGCAGTGCCTGAGAACCCGTAAGAACCGAAGGAACCGCCAGAACCACAAGAACCAGAGGAAGACAAAAAAGGCCACATCTTAG